One Nostoc punctiforme PCC 73102 DNA window includes the following coding sequences:
- a CDS encoding ABC transporter permease produces the protein MTSTRISLETGRDWLIRLVTSETFIYVAKRVLQALLTLFLASALSFFIIQLAPGDYVDTLRQNPKISPERIEEIKRQFGLDKSWPEQFWLWLWRILTKGDFGTSFIYQRSVASLLWERVPATLLLAIASLIVTWAIAIPLGIFAAVNQNKLSDRLLQVISYAGQGFPSFITALALLVLAQITSPLFPVGSMTSINHSELTWFGKILDVGWHMILPTIALSITSFAGLQRITRGELLDVLRQDYIQTARAKGLPENRVIYVHALRNAVNPLITLLGFELAGLLNGAFIAEFFFNWPGLGRLTLQALQAQDLYLLMASLVMGAVLLIAGNLIADLMLKAADPRIRLENLN, from the coding sequence ATGACATCTACGAGAATTTCCTTGGAGACAGGTAGGGATTGGCTAATCAGGCTAGTCACGAGCGAAACTTTTATTTATGTGGCAAAGCGGGTATTGCAGGCACTACTGACTCTGTTTTTGGCATCAGCATTATCGTTTTTCATTATTCAACTCGCTCCAGGGGATTATGTAGATACGCTGCGGCAAAACCCGAAGATATCTCCAGAAAGAATTGAGGAAATAAAGCGGCAATTTGGTCTTGATAAGTCTTGGCCAGAGCAATTTTGGCTATGGCTATGGCGAATCTTGACAAAAGGAGATTTTGGCACGAGTTTTATTTATCAACGTTCAGTGGCATCGCTGTTGTGGGAAAGAGTACCAGCAACTTTGCTATTAGCGATCGCATCTTTAATTGTCACATGGGCGATCGCCATCCCTCTAGGGATTTTTGCTGCTGTTAACCAAAATAAGCTATCAGATCGGCTTTTACAGGTGATTAGCTATGCCGGACAAGGCTTTCCCAGTTTCATCACTGCCTTGGCACTGCTGGTTTTAGCCCAAATCACCTCGCCCTTATTCCCCGTGGGTAGCATGACTAGCATTAATCACTCAGAACTAACGTGGTTTGGCAAAATCTTAGATGTCGGCTGGCACATGATTTTACCTACGATTGCCCTCTCAATTACTAGTTTTGCTGGTTTACAACGCATCACTCGCGGCGAATTATTGGATGTGCTGCGTCAAGATTATATTCAAACGGCTCGCGCTAAAGGATTGCCAGAAAATCGCGTTATCTACGTTCATGCACTTCGTAACGCCGTAAATCCCTTGATTACCTTATTGGGTTTTGAATTAGCTGGTTTATTAAACGGTGCTTTCATTGCCGAATTTTTCTTCAACTGGCCCGGTTTAGGGAGGTTGACTTTACAGGCTTTACAAGCTCAAGATTTATATTTGTTAATGGCAAGCTTGGTAATGGGCGCAGTGTTGCTAATTGCTGGTAATTTAATCGCCGATTTGATGTTAAAAGCTGCCGATCCACGCATTCGGCTAGAAAATCTCAATTAG
- the purL gene encoding phosphoribosylformylglycinamidine synthase subunit PurL has translation MTATSPAFFSPQEIAAEGLKPEEYAEIVRRLGRHPNKAELGMFGVMWSEHCCYKNSRPLLKQFPTEGPRILVGPGENAGVVDLGDGLQLAFKIESHNHPSAVEPFQGAATGVGGILRDIFTMGARPIALLNSLRFGSLEDAKTQRLFQGVVAGISHYGNCVGVPTVGGEVYFDPAYSGNPLVNVMALGLMETQEIVKSGASGLGNPVLYVGSTTGRDGMGGASFASAELSDQSIDDRPAVQVGDPFLEKSLIEACLEAFKTGAVVAAQDMGAAGITCSTSEMAAKGGVGIELDLDKIPARETGMVPYEYLLSESQERMLFVAHKGREQELIDIFHRWGLQAVVAGTVIAEPIVRILFQGGVAAEIPAEALAENTPLYNRELLAEPPEYARQAWEWTPDSLPACTTAGIEIQGGQQSWNDILLTLLDTPTIASKNWVYRQYDHQVQNNTVILPGGADAAVIRLRPLEEIPNLKSKIPNLKLGVAATVDCNPRYVYLHPYEGAKAVVAEAARNLSCVGAEPLAVTDNLNFGSPEKPIGYWQLAEACRGLAEGCRELATPVTGGNVSLYNETLDSQGIPQPIYPTPVVGMVGLIPDITKICGQGWQASGDVIYLLGLPLASKISLGASEYLATIHNTVAGKPPLVDFDLERRVQKVCREGIRNGWIRSAHDSAEGGVAIALAECCIAGNLGAEINLEIAPMQNRVDEMLFAEGGARILVSVTSAQQAIWESYLQEHLGQQWQILGTVGNFETGLGVFTTDNQILIKVSIEDMSDRYSHAIARRIATNTAVS, from the coding sequence ATGACCGCCACATCTCCTGCTTTCTTTTCCCCTCAAGAAATCGCTGCTGAAGGTCTTAAACCAGAAGAATACGCAGAAATTGTCCGTCGGTTAGGCCGTCATCCCAACAAAGCTGAACTGGGAATGTTCGGGGTAATGTGGTCAGAGCATTGCTGTTACAAAAATTCTCGGCCTCTACTCAAACAATTTCCTACTGAGGGACCCCGCATCCTCGTAGGTCCTGGTGAAAATGCTGGTGTTGTAGATTTGGGTGACGGACTCCAACTAGCTTTTAAGATTGAATCTCACAACCACCCATCAGCTGTAGAACCATTTCAAGGTGCAGCAACTGGAGTAGGTGGTATTCTTAGAGATATTTTTACAATGGGTGCGCGTCCCATTGCTCTATTAAATTCCCTGCGCTTCGGTTCCCTAGAAGATGCCAAAACTCAAAGGCTGTTCCAAGGTGTAGTGGCGGGAATTTCACATTATGGTAATTGTGTGGGAGTACCCACCGTTGGCGGCGAAGTTTATTTTGATCCGGCTTATTCTGGTAATCCCCTAGTGAATGTTATGGCACTAGGATTAATGGAAACCCAGGAAATCGTTAAATCTGGGGCATCTGGCTTAGGAAACCCCGTGCTGTATGTTGGTTCTACCACTGGGCGCGATGGTATGGGAGGCGCAAGTTTTGCCAGTGCAGAATTGAGCGATCAGTCAATAGACGATCGCCCTGCTGTGCAAGTGGGCGATCCATTTTTGGAAAAGTCGTTAATTGAAGCTTGTCTAGAGGCGTTTAAAACGGGTGCAGTTGTCGCCGCCCAAGATATGGGAGCAGCGGGTATCACCTGTTCTACCTCAGAAATGGCGGCAAAAGGTGGAGTAGGAATTGAACTAGATTTAGATAAAATTCCCGCAAGAGAAACGGGGATGGTTCCTTATGAATATCTACTTTCGGAATCTCAAGAACGAATGCTGTTTGTTGCCCATAAAGGGCGTGAGCAAGAATTAATCGACATTTTCCACCGTTGGGGGCTTCAAGCCGTTGTCGCTGGTACTGTCATCGCTGAACCCATTGTGCGGATTCTCTTTCAAGGTGGAGTAGCAGCAGAAATTCCCGCCGAGGCTTTGGCGGAAAATACGCCATTATATAACCGTGAATTGCTGGCAGAACCGCCAGAATATGCTCGTCAAGCTTGGGAATGGACTCCTGATTCTTTACCTGCTTGCACAACTGCTGGCATAGAAATTCAAGGAGGGCAGCAAAGTTGGAATGATATTCTGTTAACTTTGCTCGATACACCCACGATCGCATCTAAAAACTGGGTATATCGTCAATATGACCATCAAGTACAGAATAATACAGTAATACTACCAGGTGGCGCTGATGCGGCTGTTATCCGGTTGCGCCCTCTTGAAGAAATTCCCAATCTAAAATCTAAAATCCCAAATCTAAAATTAGGGGTGGCTGCAACAGTAGATTGCAATCCTCGTTATGTTTATCTTCACCCCTACGAGGGAGCTAAGGCAGTGGTGGCAGAAGCTGCACGCAATCTTAGCTGTGTGGGTGCAGAACCTCTGGCGGTAACGGATAACCTAAATTTTGGCTCTCCAGAAAAACCGATTGGTTATTGGCAATTAGCAGAAGCTTGTCGCGGTTTGGCGGAAGGTTGCCGAGAATTGGCGACACCAGTCACAGGCGGAAATGTTTCTTTATACAATGAAACCCTTGATTCTCAAGGCATTCCCCAACCTATTTATCCCACTCCTGTGGTGGGGATGGTGGGCTTGATTCCCGATATCACCAAAATTTGCGGACAAGGTTGGCAAGCATCCGGCGACGTGATTTATCTTCTCGGATTGCCTCTAGCATCCAAAATCAGTTTGGGAGCATCTGAGTATTTAGCCACTATCCACAATACTGTTGCCGGAAAACCGCCACTGGTAGATTTTGACTTGGAACGCCGCGTCCAAAAAGTTTGTCGTGAAGGAATCCGTAATGGTTGGATACGTTCAGCCCATGATTCTGCTGAAGGGGGAGTGGCGATCGCATTAGCCGAATGTTGTATTGCTGGCAACCTTGGTGCTGAAATCAATTTAGAAATAGCACCAATGCAGAACCGTGTCGATGAGATGCTGTTTGCCGAAGGTGGTGCCAGGATTTTAGTTTCTGTAACATCCGCACAGCAAGCAATTTGGGAATCATACTTACAGGAACATCTCGGTCAACAGTGGCAAATACTAGGTACAGTTGGTAATTTTGAGACGGGTTTGGGGGTTTTCACCACTGATAATCAGATCTTAATCAAAGTTAGTATCGAAGATATGAGCGATCGCTATTCCCATGCGATCGCTAGACGTATCGCTACCAACACTGCTGTTTCTTAG
- the purF gene encoding amidophosphoribosyltransferase — protein sequence MTSIHSVTSDEYPDPTNNPINSHENQPDKPEEACGVFGIYAPGENVAKLTYFGLYALQHRGQESAGIATFEGTQVHLHKDMGLVSQVFNETILDQLPGSLAVGHTRYSTTGSSRKVNAQPAVLETRLGSLALAHNGNLVNTVQLRQELLEKKYNLVTTTDSEMIAFAIAEAINAGADWLEGSIQAFHRCEGAFSLVIGTPNGVMGVRDTNGIRPLVIGTLAGNPVRYVLASETCGLDIIGAEYLRDVEPGELVWITEEGLASYHWSQQPQRKLCIFEMIYFARPDSIMHNESLYSYRMRLGHQLAKESCVDADIVFGVPDSGIPAAIGFSQASGVAYAEGLIKNRYVGRTFIQPTQTMRESGIRMKLNPLKDVLAGKRVIIVDDSIVRGTTSRKLVKTLREAGAVEVHMRISSPPVTHPCFYGIDTDSQDQLIAATKSVAEIAKQLEVDSLAYLSWEGMLEATREDTNSFCSACFTGDYPVAIPEQVKRSKLSLEKVVV from the coding sequence ATGACCTCTATTCATTCTGTCACTTCGGATGAATACCCCGACCCTACCAACAACCCAATCAATAGTCATGAAAATCAGCCTGACAAGCCAGAAGAAGCTTGTGGTGTTTTTGGCATCTACGCACCAGGAGAAAACGTTGCTAAACTGACCTACTTTGGATTGTACGCCCTCCAGCATCGGGGTCAAGAATCAGCTGGGATTGCCACCTTTGAAGGTACACAAGTCCATCTCCACAAAGACATGGGCTTGGTGTCTCAAGTTTTTAATGAAACCATCTTGGATCAATTGCCTGGTAGCCTTGCTGTTGGCCACACTCGCTATTCCACCACAGGTTCTAGCCGTAAAGTTAATGCCCAACCCGCAGTCCTGGAAACTCGCTTAGGTTCATTAGCTCTTGCACACAATGGTAATTTAGTCAATACAGTGCAACTGCGTCAAGAGTTGCTTGAGAAAAAATACAACTTAGTTACCACAACAGACTCAGAAATGATTGCTTTTGCGATCGCAGAAGCCATCAATGCTGGTGCAGATTGGCTAGAAGGTTCAATTCAAGCATTTCACCGTTGTGAAGGAGCCTTTAGTTTAGTTATTGGCACTCCTAACGGTGTTATGGGTGTCCGTGACACCAATGGTATTCGTCCCTTAGTAATTGGAACTTTAGCAGGTAATCCAGTTCGTTACGTTTTGGCTTCTGAGACTTGTGGTTTAGACATCATTGGAGCCGAATACCTGCGAGATGTAGAACCAGGCGAATTAGTTTGGATTACTGAAGAAGGTTTAGCTTCCTATCATTGGAGTCAACAGCCCCAAAGGAAATTGTGTATCTTCGAGATGATTTACTTTGCCCGTCCTGATAGCATCATGCACAACGAGAGTTTGTACAGCTATCGGATGCGCTTAGGACACCAACTAGCTAAAGAATCTTGTGTCGATGCCGATATTGTCTTTGGTGTTCCTGATTCTGGTATTCCTGCTGCGATCGGATTTTCTCAAGCTTCTGGTGTAGCTTACGCTGAAGGACTGATTAAAAACCGCTATGTTGGACGAACCTTTATTCAGCCAACACAAACCATGCGCGAGTCAGGTATCCGTATGAAACTTAACCCGCTTAAAGATGTGCTGGCGGGTAAACGAGTAATTATTGTTGATGACTCCATTGTTCGCGGTACTACCAGCCGAAAACTAGTCAAAACCTTGCGTGAAGCGGGTGCAGTGGAAGTACACATGCGGATCTCTTCCCCACCAGTAACTCATCCTTGCTTCTATGGCATCGATACCGATTCTCAGGATCAGCTGATTGCTGCTACCAAGTCAGTAGCGGAAATTGCCAAGCAACTGGAAGTAGACAGCCTCGCCTATCTCAGTTGGGAAGGAATGCTAGAAGCGACACGAGAAGACACCAATAGTTTCTGCTCTGCCTGTTTTACTGGAGATTATCCCGTGGCGATTCCTGAGCAAGTGAAGCGTTCTAAGTTGAGTTTAGAAAAGGTAGTGGTGTAG
- a CDS encoding adenine phosphoribosyltransferase has protein sequence MDLKSLVRDIPDFPKPGILFRDITTLLRDPEGLRYTIDFLTQKCKEAEIKPDYVIGIESRGFIFGSPLAYQLGAGFIPIRKRGKLPAAVHSIEYDLEYGTDCLEVHQDALRHSSRVLIVDDLIATGGTASATAKLVQKIGCELVGFGFIIELRDLEGRKYLPDVPIISLIEY, from the coding sequence ATGGATTTGAAGTCTCTCGTTCGTGACATTCCAGATTTTCCCAAACCCGGAATTTTATTTCGGGATATTACTACATTACTGCGCGATCCAGAGGGATTGCGCTACACTATTGACTTTTTAACACAAAAATGCAAAGAAGCTGAAATAAAGCCAGATTATGTAATTGGTATAGAGTCAAGAGGATTTATTTTTGGCTCACCTCTGGCTTATCAATTAGGGGCTGGTTTTATTCCCATTCGCAAAAGAGGTAAGTTACCAGCAGCAGTTCACTCAATTGAATACGATCTAGAGTATGGTACTGACTGTCTGGAAGTGCATCAAGACGCTTTACGTCACAGTAGCCGAGTTTTGATTGTGGACGATTTGATTGCTACGGGTGGAACTGCGAGTGCAACAGCAAAGTTAGTGCAGAAAATTGGCTGCGAATTAGTAGGATTTGGGTTTATTATCGAGCTACGGGACTTAGAAGGGCGTAAATATTTGCCGGACGTGCCGATTATCTCTCTAATTGAATATTAG